In a single window of the Rhizobiaceae bacterium genome:
- a CDS encoding MarR family transcriptional regulator — protein sequence MEAMLRPYDLGATQWYVLYHLAHDGPIMQRDLVRILQVERATLSAIIGVLVRKGFVEQVPDSVDQRQKLLRMTAAGIKLWDELPDLAVIHNIAFDGMDDVAVAAAVEVLKTATERLEKLTERK from the coding sequence ATGGAGGCGATGCTGCGCCCCTACGATCTCGGCGCCACGCAGTGGTACGTGCTCTACCATCTGGCACATGACGGACCGATCATGCAGCGCGATCTGGTGAGGATCCTCCAGGTCGAGCGAGCCACGTTAAGCGCGATCATAGGCGTGCTTGTCCGCAAGGGGTTCGTCGAGCAGGTGCCGGACAGCGTCGACCAGCGGCAAAAGCTGCTCCGGATGACTGCGGCGGGCATCAAGCTCTGGGACGAGCTGCCCGATCTGGCAGTCATTCACAACATCGCCTTCGACGGCATGGACGACGTTGCGGTCGCCGCAGCGGTCGAGGTTCTCAAGACCGCTACCGAGCGACTCGAGAAGCTCACAGAAAGGAAGTGA
- a CDS encoding nuclear transport factor 2 family protein → MFDLSDLRAAIAAVAAPKKSGDVLLKFEITLWKGIAMSNRTIEQLNDIEDIKQLKARYCRLIDQKNWNELEAELVPDATIEIAGAPGGADDTQKFSSAHGFIEGLQQLMGPLVSVHQVHAPEIEILDRETARGTWTISDRLVFPDGSPLKILQGWGIYHETYKKVSGSWRFASVRLERLLVEPVESAAPNDARAIANKLLQCIGGKDLEGIKELFAEEIDWFVPGSSELPWTGKRTKGSQAPEFFAVMWPYYVEGKSTASINDIVSDGNNVVITGTFSHVIAGNDRSFETPIALHLKVHDGKISHLQLYEDTLLISQAFGAAQGAPAVGPNDLPKHLTAAENQA, encoded by the coding sequence TTGTTCGATCTGTCCGATCTTAGGGCGGCCATCGCCGCTGTCGCTGCGCCGAAGAAAAGCGGCGACGTCCTCCTGAAATTTGAAATCACGTTATGGAAAGGAATAGCAATGTCTAACAGGACCATTGAGCAGCTCAATGATATTGAGGACATTAAGCAACTTAAGGCCCGCTATTGCCGGCTGATCGATCAAAAGAATTGGAACGAGCTTGAAGCGGAGTTGGTGCCTGATGCAACAATTGAGATTGCTGGCGCCCCAGGTGGGGCTGACGACACGCAGAAATTCAGCTCTGCTCATGGCTTTATCGAGGGCCTGCAGCAGTTGATGGGACCTCTGGTGTCCGTGCATCAGGTGCATGCACCAGAGATCGAGATCCTGGACCGGGAGACTGCGCGAGGAACCTGGACGATCTCCGATCGCCTTGTGTTTCCTGATGGAAGCCCGCTCAAGATTCTTCAAGGATGGGGAATCTACCACGAAACCTACAAGAAGGTTTCGGGAAGCTGGCGTTTTGCAAGCGTGCGGCTTGAGCGGCTGCTGGTGGAGCCTGTTGAAAGCGCCGCTCCGAACGACGCCAGGGCCATAGCCAACAAGCTGTTGCAATGCATTGGCGGCAAGGATCTTGAGGGCATAAAGGAACTGTTCGCCGAAGAGATCGACTGGTTCGTTCCCGGATCGAGCGAGTTGCCTTGGACCGGAAAACGCACCAAAGGAAGCCAAGCACCGGAGTTCTTTGCGGTGATGTGGCCATACTATGTCGAAGGGAAAAGCACGGCGAGCATCAACGACATCGTCTCGGACGGCAATAATGTCGTTATCACCGGAACGTTCTCACACGTCATCGCGGGGAACGACAGGTCGTTCGAGACTCCGATCGCTCTGCATCTGAAGGTGCACGACGGGAAGATCAGCCATCTTCAACTCTACGAGGACACTTTGCTGATCTCTCAAGCTTTTGGCGCAGCCCAAGGAGCCCCGGCGGTCGGCCCGAACGATCTGCCGAAGCATCTCACGGCTGCCGAAAATCAGGCATGA
- a CDS encoding SDR family oxidoreductase, with protein sequence MGRLQGKVAVITGANSGIGLATARRFAREGARVFMTGRRQAELDAAVAEVGGGAIGVQGDVSKLADLDRLYQVVRDKAGQIDVLFANAGGGEFAPLSEITEEEYDRTFGSNVKGTLFTVQKALPLLKDGAAVILTGSTAATRGYPAVSVYSASKAAIRNFARGWSVDLGPRRIRVNVLVPGSTLTPGWRALSPTKEQHQAFVAMSEAATPLGRMAKPDEIAAAALFLASDDSSYVNGSELFADGGSAQI encoded by the coding sequence ATGGGTAGGTTGCAGGGAAAAGTCGCTGTCATCACCGGCGCCAACAGCGGTATCGGCCTGGCGACGGCGCGACGTTTCGCCCGTGAGGGCGCGCGAGTGTTCATGACTGGTCGGCGTCAGGCCGAGCTTGACGCTGCGGTGGCCGAAGTCGGCGGCGGCGCGATAGGGGTCCAAGGCGACGTGTCAAAACTGGCCGATCTGGACCGGCTCTATCAGGTCGTGCGCGACAAGGCAGGGCAGATCGACGTTCTGTTCGCCAATGCCGGTGGCGGAGAGTTCGCGCCGCTCAGCGAGATAACCGAAGAAGAGTACGACCGCACCTTTGGCAGCAACGTCAAGGGCACACTTTTCACCGTGCAGAAGGCGCTGCCATTGCTGAAGGACGGTGCGGCCGTGATCCTGACCGGATCGACCGCCGCCACCAGGGGCTATCCCGCGGTCAGCGTCTACAGCGCGAGCAAGGCCGCGATCCGCAATTTTGCTCGGGGTTGGAGCGTCGATCTGGGGCCGCGCCGAATTCGTGTGAACGTACTCGTGCCCGGCTCGACACTCACGCCGGGCTGGCGCGCGCTCTCGCCAACCAAGGAGCAGCATCAGGCCTTCGTCGCGATGTCGGAAGCGGCGACGCCGCTTGGCCGGATGGCAAAGCCTGACGAAATCGCCGCCGCGGCCCTGTTTCTCGCATCGGACGACAGCAGTTACGTGAATGGTAGCGAGCTGTTCGCCGATGGCGGGTCGGCGCAGATTTAG
- a CDS encoding helix-turn-helix transcriptional regulator translates to MSMTQPECGLDVSLAVMGGKWKPLILYHLRSGPKRFGDLKRLVAGISEKVLIQQLRELVGAEVLIRYDYQEVPPKVDYTLTPFGETLVEALLPLCDWGTRHRSRVEKGSGGR, encoded by the coding sequence ATGAGCATGACCCAACCCGAGTGTGGCCTCGACGTCTCGCTGGCCGTGATGGGCGGCAAGTGGAAGCCGCTGATCCTCTATCACCTCCGTTCCGGCCCTAAACGCTTCGGCGATCTGAAGCGCCTTGTCGCAGGCATCAGTGAAAAGGTTCTAATTCAGCAGCTTCGCGAGCTTGTCGGGGCTGAGGTGCTGATCCGGTACGACTATCAAGAGGTGCCACCGAAGGTTGACTACACACTGACACCGTTCGGAGAAACGCTGGTAGAAGCCCTCCTGCCCCTCTGCGATTGGGGAACGCGGCATCGTAGCCGTGTCGAAAAGGGTAGTGGCGGGCGATGA
- a CDS encoding SDR family oxidoreductase, translating to MKTVLITGSSSGYGQETARHFHAKGWRVIATMRTPRPEALPQSERMRVLALDVTKPESIAAALEAAGPIDVLVNNAGIGSFGPLEASSMAMARKVFETNTFGVMAMTQAAIPQMRERRSGVIVNVTSSVVLAPHPLVSVYAASKWAIEGFTECLAPELGAFDVRVKLVQPGYGPSTRFTQNTDVDFEKAIPEDYKAFAQPILAGFAETMLTTTAADVAEGVWRAAHDETGALRFPAGPDAVALANAG from the coding sequence ATGAAAACAGTGCTGATTACGGGTTCTTCGAGCGGCTACGGGCAGGAGACAGCGCGCCACTTCCACGCCAAGGGCTGGCGCGTGATCGCCACAATGCGCACGCCCCGCCCGGAGGCCCTGCCGCAGTCGGAGCGCATGCGCGTGCTGGCGCTGGACGTGACGAAGCCCGAGAGCATCGCCGCAGCGCTTGAGGCGGCCGGTCCGATCGACGTGCTCGTCAACAATGCCGGCATCGGTTCTTTCGGCCCGCTGGAGGCGTCATCGATGGCGATGGCCCGCAAGGTGTTCGAAACCAACACCTTCGGCGTGATGGCGATGACGCAGGCGGCCATTCCCCAGATGCGGGAGCGCCGTTCCGGCGTGATCGTCAACGTGACGTCGAGCGTGGTGCTTGCGCCGCATCCGCTTGTGTCCGTCTACGCCGCCAGCAAGTGGGCGATCGAGGGCTTCACGGAGTGCCTGGCGCCCGAACTCGGCGCATTCGACGTGCGCGTGAAGCTAGTGCAGCCGGGCTACGGGCCTTCGACGCGCTTCACGCAAAACACGGACGTGGACTTCGAGAAGGCGATTCCGGAGGACTACAAGGCCTTCGCGCAGCCGATCCTCGCTGGCTTTGCGGAAACGATGCTCACGACAACGGCGGCCGATGTCGCCGAGGGCGTGTGGCGCGCTGCACACGACGAGACCGGCGCGCTGCGCTTTCCAGCCGGCCCCGACGCCGTCGCGTTGGCGAATGCCGGCTAG